One stretch of Comamonas testosteroni DNA includes these proteins:
- a CDS encoding type I secretion system permease/ATPase, protein MNEAMNRIAAEQASSKQLPPLMQGWLDAVLAVAAHYQIDTSRERLRVDAAWAADGMSGEDLRHCLRQIAQQAGLAVTEVAPDLMRLTAWRLPVAVQLRGGQVAVVTALTEGGLRLLLSGDEGGESTHTLAELQSELEAMVVLRPLQSAPDSRVDSYLRPVEPHWLRDIVFADLRPYGHILLASFITNLMALGGILFSMQVYDRVVPSQSEPTLYVLFGGVLLSIVFAWAMRAARMHITDMLGKRADLRISDRVFGHALRVKNSARPRATGTFVAQIRELEPVREMLTSTTAAAVADLPFFILFCFIFWMIAGSLVWVPLAAFVLLLAPSLLAQKRLRNLAQASMRESALRNAMLVETVQGIEDIKLLQAEPRFQNQWNHYNAVNAESGLRLRALLHHLSNWMQTVQGSAFAFVVFFGAPQVMRGEMSTGVLVASSILVSRMLAPLSSVTGVLNRWQQARMASDGLDQLMHLPVDHAEDGSRVHRPVIEGRYDFSEAVFSYDGKTPALQVKKLQISAGERIAILGRNGAGKSTLLQALSGLTEPVSGRLLLDDVALAHIDPADVRRDVGLLTQNARLFYGSLRENLLLGAPHASDAELVTALLDAGAWSFVQTLPTGLDHMVMEGGLGLSGGQRQSLLLARLLLRQPRVLLLDEPTAALDDVAERDVIARLRKLAPGRTLVVATHRPAVLQAVDKIIVVDKGQVVLQGARDEVLKRLNGGVQPAAPQQNVRVVQSGRMKVAVQPVKRLASAEEGQE, encoded by the coding sequence ATGAACGAAGCGATGAACCGGATAGCTGCTGAGCAGGCAAGCTCCAAACAATTGCCGCCATTGATGCAGGGCTGGCTGGACGCCGTGCTGGCAGTGGCAGCGCATTACCAGATCGATACCTCACGCGAGCGCCTGCGTGTCGACGCGGCTTGGGCGGCTGATGGCATGTCCGGCGAGGATTTGCGCCACTGCTTACGCCAGATTGCCCAGCAAGCTGGTCTTGCCGTGACCGAGGTGGCTCCGGACCTGATGCGATTGACGGCATGGCGTCTACCCGTGGCCGTACAGCTGCGCGGCGGGCAGGTCGCGGTAGTCACCGCCCTGACCGAAGGCGGCTTGCGTCTGCTGCTGAGCGGCGATGAGGGCGGCGAGAGCACGCACACGCTGGCCGAGCTGCAGTCCGAGTTGGAGGCCATGGTGGTGCTGCGTCCGTTGCAGTCGGCTCCCGATTCGCGCGTGGACAGCTACCTGCGCCCCGTGGAGCCTCACTGGCTGCGCGACATCGTGTTTGCCGATCTGAGACCCTACGGCCATATCCTGCTGGCCTCGTTCATCACCAATCTGATGGCCTTGGGCGGCATTCTGTTTTCCATGCAGGTCTATGACCGCGTCGTGCCGTCGCAGTCCGAACCCACGCTGTACGTGCTGTTCGGCGGTGTGCTGCTGTCCATTGTGTTTGCCTGGGCCATGCGCGCCGCGCGCATGCACATTACCGACATGCTGGGCAAGCGGGCCGACCTTCGCATTTCGGACCGAGTCTTCGGCCATGCGCTGAGAGTTAAGAACAGCGCGCGCCCGCGCGCCACTGGAACCTTTGTGGCCCAGATCCGCGAGTTGGAGCCGGTGCGGGAGATGCTGACTTCCACCACCGCAGCGGCCGTGGCTGACCTGCCGTTCTTCATCCTGTTCTGCTTCATCTTCTGGATGATTGCCGGCTCGCTGGTGTGGGTGCCTCTGGCGGCCTTTGTGCTGCTGCTGGCGCCCAGCCTGCTGGCGCAAAAGCGCCTGCGCAACCTGGCCCAGGCCAGCATGCGCGAATCGGCGCTGCGCAACGCCATGCTGGTGGAGACGGTGCAGGGCATTGAAGACATCAAGCTGCTGCAGGCCGAGCCGCGTTTCCAAAACCAATGGAACCACTACAACGCCGTAAATGCCGAGTCGGGCCTGAGGCTGCGGGCGTTGCTGCATCACCTGAGCAACTGGATGCAGACGGTGCAGGGCAGTGCTTTTGCCTTTGTGGTGTTCTTTGGCGCTCCCCAGGTGATGCGCGGCGAGATGAGCACCGGCGTGCTGGTGGCGTCCTCCATTCTGGTCAGCCGCATGCTGGCGCCCTTGTCCAGCGTGACCGGTGTGCTCAATCGCTGGCAGCAGGCCAGGATGGCCAGTGACGGCTTGGACCAACTTATGCACCTGCCCGTGGATCACGCCGAGGACGGCAGCCGCGTCCACCGCCCTGTCATCGAGGGGCGCTACGACTTCAGCGAAGCCGTGTTCAGCTACGACGGCAAGACCCCGGCACTGCAGGTCAAGAAGCTGCAGATCTCAGCCGGTGAGCGCATCGCCATCCTGGGCCGCAACGGGGCAGGCAAGTCGACGCTGCTGCAGGCGTTGTCGGGCCTGACCGAGCCTGTGAGCGGGCGCCTGCTGTTGGACGATGTGGCTCTGGCCCACATAGACCCGGCCGACGTGCGCCGCGATGTAGGCCTGCTGACGCAGAATGCCCGCCTGTTCTACGGTTCGTTGCGCGAGAACCTGCTGTTGGGCGCTCCTCATGCCAGCGATGCGGAACTTGTGACCGCGCTGCTGGACGCTGGCGCCTGGTCCTTCGTGCAGACCCTGCCAACGGGGCTGGATCACATGGTCATGGAAGGGGGCTTGGGCTTGTCGGGGGGGCAGCGCCAGAGCCTGTTGCTGGCCCGCCTGCTGTTGCGCCAGCCGCGCGTGCTGCTGCTGGATGAGCCTACGGCAGCGCTGGACGATGTGGCCGAACGCGATGTGATCGCGCGGTTGCGCAAGCTTGCACCGGGGCGCACTCTGGTCGTTGCCACGCACCGGCCCGCTGTGTTGCAGGCGGTGGACAAGATCATTGTGGTGGACAAGGGCCAGGTGGTGTTGCAGGGCGCGCGCGATGAGGTGCTCAAGCGCCTGAATGGCGGTGTCCAACCGGCAGCCCCGCAGCAGAATGTTCGCGTCGTGCAGAGCGGGCGCATGAAGGTCGCGGTGCAGCCGGTGAAAAGGCTGGCCTCTGCAGAGGAGGGGCAGGAATGA
- a CDS encoding porin: MLKKIASAIALLGVGGLAHAQSSVQIYGIVDTAVETMNNVGATKSSLTRMPNLTGSVPSRLGFRGREELGGGLSASFTLEMGIGPDSGALNQGGRGFGRQSFVSLNGPWGSLGLGRQYTMLFWSVLDADVIGPSLHSMASLDNYFPNARADNAISYKGTFSGLTIGATYSFGRDAVNAGPSPGGTNCAGESSTDSKTCREWSAMLKYDTAAWGAALAHDELRGGPGAFAGLTSSDKVDKRTMLNGYVKLGGAKIGGGYMRRKNDGYIASPRNDLWFVGVTYPIGQWTVDAQYNQLKYKDNAVKGQLLVLRGTYNLSKRTAAYASLGYMKNSGNAAFGASSAQAGGTPMPGVNQTGFGMGLRHMF, encoded by the coding sequence ATGCTGAAGAAGATAGCAAGCGCCATTGCGCTTCTGGGGGTGGGAGGGTTGGCACATGCACAATCGTCCGTACAGATCTACGGGATCGTGGATACGGCCGTCGAAACCATGAACAACGTGGGCGCAACCAAGTCCAGCCTCACACGCATGCCCAATCTGACGGGCAGCGTTCCATCACGCCTGGGCTTTCGCGGCCGCGAGGAGCTGGGAGGCGGATTGAGCGCATCCTTCACGCTGGAGATGGGTATCGGCCCCGACAGCGGAGCTCTCAACCAGGGCGGTCGCGGTTTCGGCCGCCAGTCCTTCGTCAGCCTCAACGGCCCCTGGGGATCGCTGGGGCTGGGCCGTCAATACACCATGCTGTTCTGGTCCGTACTCGACGCTGACGTGATCGGCCCGAGCCTGCACAGCATGGCCAGTCTGGACAACTACTTTCCCAATGCACGTGCCGACAATGCGATCTCCTACAAAGGCACGTTCTCGGGCCTGACGATCGGCGCGACCTATAGCTTTGGCCGCGATGCCGTCAATGCGGGCCCCAGTCCCGGCGGCACCAACTGCGCGGGAGAAAGCAGCACCGACTCCAAGACCTGCCGCGAGTGGTCGGCCATGCTCAAGTACGACACAGCGGCATGGGGGGCGGCGCTGGCACATGACGAGCTGCGCGGCGGCCCCGGTGCTTTCGCGGGGCTGACCAGCAGCGACAAAGTCGACAAGCGCACCATGCTCAACGGCTATGTGAAGCTTGGCGGCGCCAAGATTGGTGGTGGCTATATGCGTCGCAAGAATGACGGATATATCGCATCGCCGCGCAACGACCTGTGGTTTGTGGGCGTGACCTACCCCATTGGGCAATGGACCGTGGACGCCCAGTACAACCAGCTCAAGTACAAGGACAACGCGGTCAAGGGTCAGTTGCTGGTACTGCGCGGCACCTACAACCTGTCCAAGCGCACTGCGGCCTATGCCTCGCTGGGCTATATGAAGAACAGCGGCAATGCGGCCTTTGGAGCAAGCAGCGCTCAAGCTGGTGGAACGCCAATGCCTGGCGTCAATCAGACTGGCTTTGGCATGGGCCTGCGCCATATGTTCTGA
- a CDS encoding DUF4148 domain-containing protein, whose translation MSQRRLSIASVFASAAAVAVLAMPGMASAAYEHPANNEQGVTVHPEHFVSQKTRDQVRAETADAMKNGRLSYGESNFPNFVPPAGPGKTREEVINELLRESPAAREARLQSIAR comes from the coding sequence ATGTCTCAACGTCGTCTCTCCATCGCGTCCGTATTTGCAAGCGCAGCAGCAGTAGCTGTACTAGCCATGCCGGGGATGGCTTCGGCAGCCTATGAACACCCAGCCAATAACGAGCAAGGCGTGACTGTTCACCCTGAACATTTCGTGAGCCAGAAGACGCGTGATCAAGTCAGGGCCGAAACTGCAGATGCGATGAAAAACGGTCGACTGTCGTATGGAGAAAGCAACTTCCCCAACTTCGTCCCCCCTGCAGGCCCCGGTAAAACACGCGAGGAAGTGATTAACGAATTGCTGCGCGAATCTCCAGCAGCGCGGGAAGCTCGTTTGCAGTCCATCGCTCGCTGA
- a CDS encoding HlyD family efflux transporter periplasmic adaptor subunit — MLSPMPGSARRRAAMPAIGDFDEVRASHSDRVVWLVTAFVLAFLAWAWFFEIDEVSNGGGKVIPSSREQRIQSLEGGILAELLVREGDIVEKGQVLAKLEPTRGESSVEETAARYRAALAASVRLRAEVEGRDNLQFPQELDGHAQLKASESALFRSRRAALSDTVAGLNQALALVRKELGITQSLQASGAASSVELIRLQRQGAELELKIAEARSGYMVRSREELAKADAEAKSLSSVVRGRADSLDRLTLQSPVRGVVKSLQVTTIGGVVPPNGLLMALVPLDDQLLVEAHISPRDIAFIRPGQEALVKVTAYDYAVYGGLKGQVVTIAPDTQRDEVKPEIVYYPVLVRTDSDVLVNKAGQRMPIVPGMVAATDIRTGRKTVWDYLTKPLNKAREALRER; from the coding sequence ATGCTTTCTCCTATGCCCGGGTCTGCGCGTCGGCGCGCGGCCATGCCGGCCATAGGCGACTTCGACGAGGTACGCGCAAGTCACTCGGATCGCGTGGTGTGGCTGGTCACGGCCTTTGTGCTGGCCTTTCTGGCCTGGGCCTGGTTCTTCGAGATCGACGAAGTGTCCAACGGCGGTGGCAAGGTGATTCCATCCTCGCGCGAGCAGCGCATCCAGTCTCTGGAGGGCGGTATTCTGGCCGAGTTGCTGGTGCGCGAGGGCGATATCGTGGAGAAAGGCCAAGTGCTGGCCAAGCTGGAACCTACGCGTGGCGAATCCAGTGTGGAGGAGACGGCGGCCCGCTACCGCGCAGCCTTGGCCGCCAGCGTACGCCTGCGCGCCGAGGTTGAAGGGCGCGACAACCTGCAGTTTCCTCAGGAGCTGGACGGCCATGCTCAGCTCAAGGCTTCGGAGAGTGCGCTGTTCCGTTCTCGCCGCGCGGCGCTGAGCGATACAGTGGCCGGTCTGAACCAGGCGCTGGCATTGGTGCGCAAGGAACTGGGCATCACGCAGTCGCTGCAAGCCAGCGGTGCGGCCAGCAGCGTCGAACTCATCCGCTTGCAGCGCCAGGGAGCAGAACTGGAGCTGAAGATTGCCGAGGCGCGTTCTGGCTACATGGTGCGCAGCCGCGAAGAACTTGCCAAGGCTGATGCGGAGGCGAAGTCCCTGTCTTCAGTAGTGCGCGGGCGTGCGGATTCACTGGATCGCCTGACACTGCAGTCGCCTGTGCGGGGCGTGGTCAAGAGCCTGCAGGTCACTACCATCGGCGGCGTGGTGCCGCCCAACGGCCTGCTGATGGCCCTGGTGCCTCTCGATGACCAGTTGCTGGTGGAGGCCCATATCTCGCCCCGCGACATTGCCTTCATTCGCCCCGGACAGGAGGCTCTGGTCAAGGTGACTGCCTATGACTACGCAGTCTATGGCGGCCTCAAGGGCCAGGTGGTGACGATTGCCCCGGATACCCAGCGCGACGAGGTCAAGCCCGAAATCGTCTATTACCCGGTTCTGGTGCGCACCGACTCGGACGTGCTTGTGAACAAAGCCGGCCAGCGCATGCCCATTGTGCCGGGCATGGTTGCCGCTACCGATATCCGTACGGGCCGCAAGACTGTCTGGGACTATTTGACCAAGCCGCTGAACAAGGCGCGCGAGGCCTTGCGTGAGCGCTGA
- the bamE gene encoding outer membrane protein assembly factor BamE domain-containing protein — MSMFESTFRLSTLVLAAAACIAMPAVARDNPEDAVSNPDKLQYSDINMRYADMKKDFVRDGVLAEQLEGIRAIQPGMPQDKVKQTLGAPLTQTTGQRGQEWDYNFKLRQAQSGNLLVCQYKVVFDEAGAVRESVWRRRQCQQLMQR; from the coding sequence ATGAGCATGTTTGAATCTACCTTCCGCCTTTCCACTCTGGTGCTGGCTGCAGCCGCTTGCATCGCCATGCCGGCCGTGGCTCGTGACAATCCGGAGGATGCTGTCAGCAATCCCGACAAGCTGCAGTATTCCGACATCAATATGCGCTATGCCGACATGAAGAAGGACTTCGTCCGCGATGGCGTGCTGGCAGAGCAGCTCGAAGGAATTCGCGCCATCCAGCCCGGCATGCCCCAGGATAAGGTGAAGCAGACGCTGGGCGCACCTCTGACGCAAACTACGGGCCAGAGAGGACAGGAGTGGGACTACAACTTCAAGCTCCGTCAAGCGCAATCCGGCAACCTGCTGGTGTGCCAGTACAAAGTGGTGTTCGATGAGGCCGGAGCGGTACGCGAGTCTGTCTGGCGCCGCCGGCAATGCCAGCAACTGATGCAGCGCTGA
- a CDS encoding (2Fe-2S)-binding protein produces MSTHRIECQVNGESHSAEVASRRLLSDFLRDDLHLTGTKRGCETGTCGACSVLLDGEVIKSCLMLAVQVQGRSITTIEGLAANEQLHPLQKNFMQCGGLQCGYCTPGFIIASCDLLKNTPQPSCEEVRHGLSGNLCRCTGYTQIVESVLHAAQEMHHGN; encoded by the coding sequence ATGAGCACGCATCGCATCGAATGCCAGGTCAACGGCGAATCGCATAGCGCCGAAGTCGCGTCACGGCGACTGCTATCGGATTTCCTGCGGGACGACCTGCATCTGACCGGCACCAAGCGGGGTTGCGAAACCGGAACCTGCGGCGCCTGCTCGGTGCTGCTTGACGGTGAAGTCATCAAATCCTGTCTGATGCTGGCCGTGCAGGTTCAGGGGCGCAGCATCACCACCATCGAAGGGCTGGCCGCCAACGAGCAGTTGCATCCCCTGCAGAAGAACTTCATGCAGTGCGGCGGCCTGCAATGCGGCTACTGCACGCCGGGTTTCATCATCGCCTCCTGCGACCTGCTCAAGAACACGCCCCAGCCAAGCTGCGAGGAAGTGCGCCATGGCCTCAGCGGCAATCTCTGCCGCTGCACCGGCTACACCCAAATCGTCGAGTCCGTGCTGCATGCAGCACAGGAGATGCATCATGGAAATTGA
- a CDS encoding TolC family outer membrane protein, translating into MDMLIKSKLPVPCIRHAAAAVALVCAMGAAHAAGPASQARPGQAMDMRAAVQAAVAWHPAVRTAQGQLLGADEGVASARAGYYPQVKGGLGAQVNNRDVYPYTSRRVYDASVSVSQMLYDFGKVDSAVQQAEASIEVAQAQVYLSTDDVAREAAQAWVELRRQQSMAAIAQDQLKGVGALAELARERQLKGASTRSDFMQAQSRMDGARGQVINYEAQARRWQARLMALTGLQTPPTVGEANAEKGGVPNALPQACAAAQVQPTAAVRRAQGQRAQAQAELKAADAQLMPTLSVDGSAARGLNAASRPAGYPDVDMRVMFNVSAPLFEGGRNQARQRAAGHALEAADAAVANAEFQARQSLRDAQDQSLGLLERQPVVDQRIASIRITRDLYREQYLQLGTRSLLDLLNAEQEYHSARFEQADSSHDLQRLAVECWYQSGRLADEFALDTRLRDRGQGVMR; encoded by the coding sequence ATGGATATGTTGATCAAGTCCAAACTCCCTGTGCCTTGCATACGTCATGCCGCCGCAGCGGTCGCGCTGGTCTGCGCGATGGGCGCGGCCCATGCAGCAGGGCCTGCAAGCCAGGCCAGGCCAGGCCAGGCCATGGATATGCGTGCAGCGGTACAGGCGGCTGTGGCATGGCACCCTGCCGTGCGCACGGCGCAGGGGCAGTTGCTGGGAGCGGACGAGGGCGTGGCTTCGGCCCGCGCCGGTTATTACCCGCAGGTCAAGGGCGGGCTGGGGGCACAGGTGAACAACCGGGATGTCTACCCCTATACCTCGCGGCGTGTCTATGACGCCAGCGTCTCGGTGTCGCAGATGTTGTATGACTTCGGCAAGGTGGACAGCGCCGTGCAGCAGGCCGAGGCCAGCATCGAGGTTGCCCAGGCGCAGGTCTATCTGTCCACCGACGATGTAGCTCGCGAGGCTGCGCAGGCCTGGGTGGAGCTGCGCCGCCAGCAGTCCATGGCGGCGATTGCACAAGATCAGCTCAAGGGAGTGGGGGCGCTGGCCGAACTGGCGCGTGAGCGTCAGCTCAAGGGCGCGAGCACCCGCTCGGACTTTATGCAGGCGCAGTCACGCATGGATGGAGCGCGCGGCCAAGTAATCAATTACGAGGCGCAGGCGCGCCGTTGGCAAGCGCGGCTTATGGCGCTAACCGGGTTGCAGACGCCGCCGACAGTGGGTGAAGCGAATGCAGAAAAAGGCGGGGTTCCCAATGCCCTGCCCCAGGCCTGCGCTGCCGCGCAGGTGCAGCCCACGGCAGCGGTGCGTCGGGCCCAGGGGCAGCGAGCGCAGGCCCAGGCCGAACTGAAGGCAGCCGATGCGCAACTCATGCCGACGCTGTCGGTGGATGGCTCGGCCGCGCGCGGGTTGAACGCTGCCTCGCGTCCGGCAGGTTACCCGGATGTGGACATGCGCGTGATGTTCAATGTCTCGGCACCGCTGTTTGAAGGCGGGCGCAACCAGGCACGCCAGCGCGCGGCCGGCCACGCGCTGGAGGCCGCCGACGCAGCAGTGGCCAACGCCGAGTTCCAGGCGCGTCAGTCGCTGCGCGACGCGCAGGACCAGAGCCTGGGTCTGTTGGAGCGTCAGCCAGTGGTTGACCAGCGTATCGCCAGCATCCGTATCACGCGCGATCTATATCGTGAGCAATATCTGCAATTGGGTACACGTTCGCTGCTAGATCTGCTCAACGCCGAACAGGAATACCACAGCGCGCGCTTCGAGCAAGCGGATAGCTCCCATGACCTGCAGCGGCTGGCAGTGGAGTGTTGGTATCAGAGCGGGCGGTTGGCCGATGAGTTCGCGCTGGATACCCGGCTGCGTGACCGTGGCCAGGGAGTGATGCGATGA
- a CDS encoding FAD binding domain-containing protein, with the protein MREFDFAEPRSVAEASQMLAEYGDDARIIAGGSALMLAMRQRMLAPTHLISVARLPRLHGIDFDPHQGLRIGAMSRHIDVARSELVKAHAPVLARMAAQVANPQVRNQGTIGGNLCYADPSTDPPGCLMALDASVVLGSTRGERVLSMEEFLVDYYTTAMEPDEVLLEVRVPLQAPGTQGEYTRFLRTAAEHRPLVSVALVVQREGQICHQARLAVGASTPIPTRLRRAEDCLRGKTVNAQLAAEVASIVAEDIQPVSDLRGSSEFRRAMVRTVTRRTVATLFGIDINEGVAA; encoded by the coding sequence ATGCGTGAATTTGATTTTGCGGAGCCCCGCTCGGTTGCGGAGGCCAGCCAGATGCTTGCCGAGTACGGCGACGATGCACGCATCATCGCGGGCGGGTCGGCGCTGATGCTGGCCATGCGCCAACGCATGCTTGCGCCCACGCACCTGATCTCGGTGGCGAGGCTGCCCCGGCTGCATGGCATCGATTTCGATCCGCACCAAGGTCTGCGTATCGGTGCCATGAGCCGCCATATCGATGTGGCTCGCTCCGAGCTCGTGAAAGCGCATGCACCTGTGCTGGCCCGGATGGCCGCCCAGGTGGCCAATCCCCAGGTGCGCAACCAGGGCACGATTGGCGGCAATCTCTGCTATGCCGACCCATCCACGGACCCTCCCGGCTGTCTCATGGCCCTCGATGCCTCGGTCGTTCTGGGCAGCACACGCGGAGAGCGCGTGTTGTCGATGGAAGAGTTTTTGGTCGACTACTACACCACGGCCATGGAGCCCGATGAGGTACTCCTTGAAGTTCGTGTTCCGCTGCAGGCTCCCGGCACCCAGGGGGAATACACGCGCTTTCTGCGCACGGCAGCAGAGCACCGCCCCCTGGTCAGCGTAGCCCTGGTCGTGCAAAGAGAAGGGCAGATATGCCACCAGGCACGCCTGGCCGTTGGGGCATCCACCCCCATTCCCACAAGGCTGCGCCGTGCCGAAGACTGCTTGCGCGGCAAAACCGTGAATGCGCAGCTCGCTGCAGAGGTCGCAAGCATCGTGGCCGAGGACATCCAGCCGGTCTCCGACCTGCGGGGCAGCAGCGAGTTTCGCCGCGCCATGGTGCGCACGGTAACCCGCCGCACGGTGGCCACGCTGTTCGGAATCGATATCAATGAAGGAGTTGCCGCATGA
- a CDS encoding CoxG family protein, producing MEIEKTLTVSAPPQQVWDLLLNPQIMAGAVPGMKSIDVISPTEYVAEMHQKISFISAKFKLKTKIVEQNAPEYMRVEGTGEDASVASSLKQTSEVFLTPAANGGTDLRIKVNVDVLGRLGAFGLSVMKTKADRLWEEFGSNLAARIEAGGLIVDATPHSSASPSTASTMPSLAKQAVPSPDIKPAPASTVSSSAVPQGQMAAAIAAPTQDTYSESGWWARIFGGARNARRAGQVIRVEVRQMDKTICVEWPAAAASECREWLQSLHK from the coding sequence ATGGAAATTGAAAAAACCCTGACCGTTTCAGCCCCTCCCCAGCAGGTCTGGGATCTGCTCCTCAATCCGCAGATCATGGCCGGCGCCGTGCCCGGGATGAAGTCCATCGATGTCATCAGCCCCACGGAATACGTGGCGGAGATGCACCAGAAGATTTCCTTCATCAGCGCCAAGTTCAAGCTCAAGACCAAGATCGTCGAACAGAACGCTCCGGAATACATGCGCGTGGAAGGCACCGGCGAGGATGCCTCGGTGGCCAGTTCGCTCAAGCAGACCAGCGAAGTGTTCCTGACACCTGCTGCCAACGGTGGCACCGATTTACGGATCAAGGTCAATGTCGACGTGCTGGGCCGCCTGGGCGCCTTCGGCCTGTCGGTCATGAAAACCAAGGCCGATCGTCTCTGGGAAGAGTTTGGCAGCAATCTGGCTGCTCGCATTGAGGCTGGTGGCTTGATCGTTGATGCCACACCACATTCCTCCGCCAGCCCCTCGACAGCGTCCACCATGCCTTCATTGGCCAAGCAAGCTGTCCCGAGCCCTGATATCAAACCTGCCCCCGCTTCGACCGTCTCCTCTAGCGCAGTACCGCAGGGTCAGATGGCAGCAGCCATCGCAGCCCCTACACAGGACACATACAGCGAATCCGGCTGGTGGGCCCGCATCTTCGGAGGTGCCCGCAATGCACGCCGCGCCGGCCAGGTCATACGTGTAGAAGTGCGTCAGATGGACAAGACGATCTGTGTCGAGTGGCCTGCCGCAGCTGCGTCCGAATGCCGGGAATGGCTCCAGTCTCTGCACAAGTAA